TCTGTCAACCTCCCCGACGCTTCCCAACCGCTGCCACATCCCACCGGCACGGCCCATCGGGACCAAATGAAGACAGCTATTACGAGAGAATCTTGACGCTCGGGCGCTCGCGCAGTCGCCCGAGCCAGCTTGCGACGTTCTGCAGGCGTGCGTCCAATTCCACGCCGAGTTGGCTCAGGACCAGGATGCGGGGCACGAAGGCGACATCGGCCAGGGAAAAGTCGCTCGTGAGGTATTCTTTTCCTTCCAAATTCACTTCTAAACGCCCGAGAATCCACGCGATTTCGCTCTGGTACTTGCGGACTTTTTCGGCGTCCCGCTCACCTTCTGGTTTGTGCAATTCGGTCAGGATCATGCCGGCCGGAGGGGTGAAGGAATTGTCCCCAAAGTCTTCCAGCAGCCGCACCCGGGCGCGGCCTGCCGAATCTTCGGGCATGAGGCGCGGATTGGGGTACTCCTCGTCTAAGTACTCATTGATGATCGTGGAGTCGTAGATGACGATGTCTTCATCGATTAGCACCGGCACCTTGCCGTAGGGGTTCAATTTGAGGAATTCAGGCGCTCGTTGCTGGCCCTTGTGCAAATCCACGTGCAGGCGCTCGTATTCGAGGTCCTTCTCCGCCAAAACCACCCGCACTTTTTGACAGAAGGGGCAATCCGGGTAGTCATATAGTCTGATCATCTCTAGTCCTGCCTCCTCCTTTTTGCCTTTACGACCTTCAGTTTTATGAGGCTAACCATCGCAGAAAACTGAGGGCGTGTCCACCGAGGCGGGCTCAAAACTGGTGCAAAACTGCGCTTCCCGGCGCGATGCGCCGAGGCGGTCAGGCCACGTGCTGCCAGGCGTGATAGGAGCTGCGTACCAGGGGGCCCGACTCCACGTGGCGGAAGCCAAAGCGAAGGGCCTCTTGGCGCAACGCCGAGAACTCGGCCGGTGACACGTAACGCTCCACCGCCAGCTGTGAGGAGGACGGCCGCAGGTACTGTCCCAAAGTCAGGATATTGCACCCGGTGGCGGCGATGTCAGCGAAAACAGTGCTGAGCTCGTCAAACTCTTCGCCCAGTCCCAGCATCAACCCCGTCTTCGTCAACAGCTCGGACCGGCGTTCCTTGGCATGCCGTAGCAGGTGGAGAGAGCGATCATACTTGGACCCGGGCCGCACGTGCCTGTACAGGCGCGGCACGGTCTCGATGTTGTGGTTGAAAATGTCGACCGGCGCGTCAACCACAGTCTCCACCGCCGCCAGATCGCCCTTGAAGTCGGGGACCAATACCTCGACGGTGCAGTCCGGCACGCGCTTCTTGATGGCCTCTGCTGTCCGTGCGAAGTGGCCGGCGCCACCGTCGGGCAGGTCGTCACGGTCGACCGACGTCACCACGATATGCCGCAGCCCCAAACGGACCACCCCTTCGGCGACGCGCTCTGGCTCGTAGGGATCGACGGTGGTTGGTTGGCCGTGGGCCACGGCGCAGAAAGCACAGTTGCGAGTACAAACGTCGCCAAGCAACATGAAGGTGGCCGTCTTGTGCCCCCAGCATTCACCGACGTTAGGACAATGCGCTTCTTCACATACGGTGTGCAGCCGCAAATCCTTGACCAGGCGCTTGGTCTCGAAGAACGCGTCCCCCTGGGGTGCCTTCACCTTGATCCATTCGGGATGCCGGCGGACCACGGTCATGCGCGGCACTCTTCCTGAAGTACCGCGTCGGTGTAGCCGAACACCGACCGAAACTCGCGGACGAATGCTGCCCGCACGTCCGCCATGGGTGGCGCCGTTCCCAATTCGATCGCCATCGAGGTCATGCGTATCTCGGGCATTCGGCATGGAACGATTTGTGCGAAAAACCGCACATCGGTCGACACGTTCAACGCGATGCCGTGAAAGGTCGTCCAGCGGCGCACACCGACGCCGATCGAGGCGATCTTCGCTGCCCCGATCCAGACTCCCGTCAGCCCGTCCCGCCGCCCGGCGGCGAGCCCGAAA
The Candidatus Binatia bacterium genome window above contains:
- a CDS encoding glutathione S-transferase family protein yields the protein MIRLYDYPDCPFCQKVRVVLAEKDLEYERLHVDLHKGQQRAPEFLKLNPYGKVPVLIDEDIVIYDSTIINEYLDEEYPNPRLMPEDSAGRARVRLLEDFGDNSFTPPAGMILTELHKPEGERDAEKVRKYQSEIAWILGRLEVNLEGKEYLTSDFSLADVAFVPRILVLSQLGVELDARLQNVASWLGRLRERPSVKILS
- the lipA gene encoding lipoyl synthase, with the protein product MTVVRRHPEWIKVKAPQGDAFFETKRLVKDLRLHTVCEEAHCPNVGECWGHKTATFMLLGDVCTRNCAFCAVAHGQPTTVDPYEPERVAEGVVRLGLRHIVVTSVDRDDLPDGGAGHFARTAEAIKKRVPDCTVEVLVPDFKGDLAAVETVVDAPVDIFNHNIETVPRLYRHVRPGSKYDRSLHLLRHAKERRSELLTKTGLMLGLGEEFDELSTVFADIAATGCNILTLGQYLRPSSSQLAVERYVSPAEFSALRQEALRFGFRHVESGPLVRSSYHAWQHVA